From the genome of Clostridia bacterium:
TATGCTTTGGAAGTACAGAAACGAGTTTTTTCAAAATCATTTGCTTAATTATATACGGCAAGGATGGATCTACCAAACAATTTCTTAAAAACTCTTGAGCGTCAACAAATTTAACATGAGCAAGCTTAATAATAATTTTTTCGCTCAATTTGGTTTCGCCAAAATTAAAAAGCCATTTTAAATAATCAAAAAAGTCTGGATCTGCTTGTATTAATTTCAGCATTTCAATTGACGTATAAGTCGATATTTTTTCAAACATCGAAATTCGTCTTTGGACTTCTTCTTCTGGAACTTGACGTATATAAGGTAGTTTAGTCGGTTTTTGACTATTATCCTGAAATAACTGATTATAATATTTTGCTATTGTATTAGAATTATCTATTCTTACCAGCTTATACATATAATCCTTAGCAAGCTCAATTTCTCCTTGATTATAATAAGCAAGGCTTAATAACATTAGAGCAGATTCATTGTAAGGATAATAAGAAAGATAAGAATTAAGCATCTTTATAGCTTGTTCATGAAAGTCACATTGCAAGAGTATTATTGACACTTTAAAATATTCATTGATATCACTAATATTGAGATTGATTATTTTTTGTGCTGCTTCTTTAGCTTTTTCAATATCGCCTATCTTAACATATCCATCGGAAATATTGCATAATGCGCCAATATTGTCAGGCTCATATTCTAAGACCTTTTGGGATAATTCAATCTCTTGTTGGGGATTGTCAATACATGAATTGCAAAACGCAGCACTATTGAGAGCATTAATGTAATGTTTTGAATTTGATTTTATATATTGTAAAAGCTGTAATGCGCCATCATATTCAGATATTGATATCAACTTATTAACACAAGAAAGCAACATCTCATCTTCGCTGTTTTGAGATAAAAGCTTAAAATCTCCTCTATTGAGTTCTTGCATTAATTCATCGACATCTATTATCTCATCTTCATCAAAATCAAACTCTATGCTTTTTTTGAGATAATTAACAGCAGAAGTCTCATCTTTTAGCATGAAATAATTTTGAGAAATTCTCAAATAACATTCGCCTAAGTTTTCATCAGTTGCTAAAAGCTTGAAATACTCAAAATTAGACTTTTGAAACAGTCCCATGTCAGAATAAATCTGAGCTAGCAAAAATTTGAAATCAAGTTCATCAGGTTCTAGTTTAATTGCCTGCCTGATATCATCAAGAGCAGGCAAAAATTCTTCTGAATCGAGATATTCTAAAGCCCGATCAAAATAATAATCAGCATCTTGCAAAAATTCCAAGACTTTGCCTTTTTCTTCAGGCTTTTTTATTTGATTTAAACTTTTCAATAATATGCTCCAAAAAATATCGCAATTAGTGTGTTGTCGAATTTAATTCTTAAGACTCACTGTTATTATCAGTTTCGTCATTATCATCTACATCATCAAGATTTTCTGCTTCAGCCTGCAGTTCTTTCTTTTCTTCAGCTAATCTCTTCAAATCTTCTCTTGAGAATGTCGTTGCCAACGGTGTAATATTTTTACCTTCATCTATACTGATATTGCGTTTTTTCTTCTTAGGATTAACAAACTTTGTGTTTGCAGCTTTTTTCCTGCGTTCAATTTCAAGCTGACGTTTGCGTTCTTTATCTTCCTTACTCTTACGATAAATACCACGGTCCTTAATCGCACCTTCAATCTTATCGTTTAAGAATTTATCAAATACATAATGCGCATACAATGTCCAAATCAATATTGTCATTGATATACCTATAATACAGTAAAACATTATTACCAAGAAAGATAACGATGCTCCACCAAACAAAAGCAATAAAATAGGAATTGCAGTAAGACCTACAAAGAATATATTATGGAATATCAGACCTATAGCAAATAAAAAGCTGTTTTTGATAAGTCCGAAGAATTTTATCTTATAAGTTGCCGCCTGTGTATAAATAAACACAGTCATAAAAATAAGCATAACAAGCAAAACTATAGAGGCCACTAAAGACATAACCCCTAAAAATCCTGTTGTTATCAATCCATAGGCAGAAATGTTATATTGCACTAATGTGAGGCTCAAACCTATAAAAAGCGTACTCCATAAAAATGGAACGATATTGGATTTTATGCCTTTAAAGAAAGTATTTGTTACGGCAATTCCTTCTCCCCAAACCAGCATCTTTATAGAATGGAAACCACCAGCAAGCCCAATACTAGCAATCATCAAGAGTGGAACAGTAATAAGGCTGTAAAATAGCTGTGATTGAATACTATATAACTGACCTGCTCTTGCTGCATCAACAATCAAAGGAAAACCAAAACCGAAATTAGCTGTATAATTAATAAATGTTCCTTCAGCAGCTTTTGCTTTCAAGGTTAAAAAATACCAAACTAATGCAGGCAAGGCAAACAAAAGCATTAATAAGTTAATCTTGACCAATGCTCCAAATCGGTTAAATAATACATCTTTAAAAACAGCCCATCTTGAACCAGGTAAATCTTCTAAGGTAAAATCAGGGTTATCATCCCTTCCCATGGTCCATCTATATAGCCAGCCTTTCTTTTCAGCCATAATTATCCGTCCTTTCTTTTGATTATAACTTAATTATAGTATCATATTTTAACATTTTTTCAAACATTTTTTGTCATTGTTGAACTAATGTATTTTTAGCAATTCTTATATAATAATTTAGTCCCGTTAACAGTGCTTTTTCATCAAAATCAAATTTGGGGCTATGAAGCGGCGAAGTGTGCTGCTCGTCCCTAATTCCTAACCATGCAAATGCTCCGTTAACTTTTTTTAGATAATAAGCAAAATCTTCAGCTGTATATTTTACTTCTGCTCGTGTGATATCAAATTTATTTTTCAGCATTTCTATAATATGGGGTGGATTAACCAAAGGCGGATAATAATTTTCGACTATGACTCTATGGGTTGCACCCGTAAGATTTTCAACCTCAATTAAAATGTCTTCTAGGCGCATCATAAAATCTTCATGAATCTGCTCGTCAAAAAATCTAAAAGTGCAGTCATATTGCGCTCTATTCGCCACTACATTGGAAGCACTGCCTGCGGTTATTTTTCCTACGTGAAAAACTGTTTTTGACTGATATTTTTGATGATAAAGAGAATAAATTCTATTATAAAATTCATTGCCAGCTTTTATTGCGTCAATATACTTTTGGTAATCAGCGCAATGTCCACTTTTTCCTTCAAATATAATATGAAAATCACAAGCACCTGCAAAAATTGCTCCTGCATCAGTAGCTATTGTACCTACTGGATAATCTGGCGAAAGATGAAGTCCAAATATTGCATCAACATCTTTTAGCACGCCGTTTTCTATAAGCATTTCTGCTCCGCCTTCGCTTTCTTCAGCCGGCTGAAAAATCAAACGCAAATTAACAGGCGGTTTTTCAGATGAAAAATACTTTGCCAGTCCAAGAAGCATTGCCATATGACCGTCATGTCCGCAAGCATGCATTTTGCCTTCATGTAATGACTTGTAATCAATGTCATTTTGCTCCAAAATAGGCAAAGCGTCCATATCCGATCTAAATGCAAGTCTTGTTCGAGAATCAACGCCATCAATATCTGCTACTACTGCTGTTTTAATTTTTTTATATTTTATTTTGAATTCATCAAGCTGATTTGTTATAAATTGCTGAGTTAAATATTCCTGATGAAAAAGTTCGGGAATTTTGTGCAAGGACCTTCTTACATATTTTAAATAATCTAACATTTCCATATTTATATATTACAGCAAATCATATCAAAAGTCCAAACATAATCTATACCTAAGCATTTTTTGATAACGGTAGATTATTTTCATTTTGGTGCATATTTATAAATATACCAAAAAAACATTTACATAATAAAATTAATATGTTATATTAAATTAACGCTAATGAGGAGCAAGGAACATTAGTAGCTTATTCTTATTTATGTTAGGGAAACATATTATAAGTGAAAGGGTAGCCTTGCCGAAATTCTAAAAGTATTCCCCTTAAGCTTTTAGAGTTGGGTATGCAGGATAACACCTGTATAACTGTCACTATAATACATAGTGAAGCACATTAGGTGATAAAATTTAGGTTTAGCCTATTATTATGTCATTTATGTGCTTTCAATTGAAAGCACAATTTTTTTATAAAGGAGATTATTATGCAAAAGTACGACATTGCGGTCGTTGGAGCAACTGGTGCTGTTGGACGAAAGATGCTTGAAGTATTGCAAGAAAAAAAATTCCCTATAAATAATTTGTATCTCTACGCTTCACAAAAAAGTGCTGGAACAAGTTTGAGTTTTGGTGACAAAGATTATAATGTTATTGAGCTAAAAAAAGAAAACATTATCGATAAACATATAGACATAGCTATTTTTTCGGCTGGAGCATCTGTTTCAAAAGAATATGCTCCAATTTTTGCTCAAAATCATACTATAGTCGTAGATAATTCAAGCTGCTGGAGAACTAATCCTGAAGTTCCTCTAGTCGTTCCCGAAGTTAATGCAGATGATGTAAAATGGCACAAAAATATAATCGCTAACCCTAACTGCTCAACTATTCAATGTGTAGTAGCACTAAAACCTTTACATGATTTGTACAAAATAAAAAGGATAGTTTATTCGACGTATCAAGCAGTAAGCGGAGCCGGCAGAGCTGGATGTCAGGATTTGGAAAATGGTATAAAAGGTTTGCCCCCTGCTAAATTCCCTCGCCCTATTTTTTCAAATTGCCTACCTCATATAGATGTATTCTTGGATAACGGATATACTAAAGAAGAAGAAAAAATGATATTTGAAACCAGAAAGA
Proteins encoded in this window:
- a CDS encoding aspartate-semialdehyde dehydrogenase; amino-acid sequence: MQKYDIAVVGATGAVGRKMLEVLQEKKFPINNLYLYASQKSAGTSLSFGDKDYNVIELKKENIIDKHIDIAIFSAGASVSKEYAPIFAQNHTIVVDNSSCWRTNPEVPLVVPEVNADDVKWHKNIIANPNCSTIQCVVALKPLHDLYKIKRIVYSTYQAVSGAGRAGCQDLENGIKGLPPAKFPRPIFSNCLPHIDVFLDNGYTKEEEKMIFETRKILGDQSIRITATTVRVPVMNCHSISANIEFEKDFELSELKNALTQFPGVVVMDDPQNAVYPTALDANGKDEVYVGRIRRDESVKSGVNLWIVADNIRKGAATNAVQIAQYIINNNIKPV
- a CDS encoding M20 family metallopeptidase; protein product: MEMLDYLKYVRRSLHKIPELFHQEYLTQQFITNQLDEFKIKYKKIKTAVVADIDGVDSRTRLAFRSDMDALPILEQNDIDYKSLHEGKMHACGHDGHMAMLLGLAKYFSSEKPPVNLRLIFQPAEESEGGAEMLIENGVLKDVDAIFGLHLSPDYPVGTIATDAGAIFAGACDFHIIFEGKSGHCADYQKYIDAIKAGNEFYNRIYSLYHQKYQSKTVFHVGKITAGSASNVVANRAQYDCTFRFFDEQIHEDFMMRLEDILIEVENLTGATHRVIVENYYPPLVNPPHIIEMLKNKFDITRAEVKYTAEDFAYYLKKVNGAFAWLGIRDEQHTSPLHSPKFDFDEKALLTGLNYYIRIAKNTLVQQ
- a CDS encoding tetratricopeptide repeat protein, with product MKSLNQIKKPEEKGKVLEFLQDADYYFDRALEYLDSEEFLPALDDIRQAIKLEPDELDFKFLLAQIYSDMGLFQKSNFEYFKLLATDENLGECYLRISQNYFMLKDETSAVNYLKKSIEFDFDEDEIIDVDELMQELNRGDFKLLSQNSEDEMLLSCVNKLISISEYDGALQLLQYIKSNSKHYINALNSAAFCNSCIDNPQQEIELSQKVLEYEPDNIGALCNISDGYVKIGDIEKAKEAAQKIINLNISDINEYFKVSIILLQCDFHEQAIKMLNSYLSYYPYNESALMLLSLAYYNQGEIELAKDYMYKLVRIDNSNTIAKYYNQLFQDNSQKPTKLPYIRQVPEEEVQRRISMFEKISTYTSIEMLKLIQADPDFFDYLKWLFNFGETKLSEKIIIKLAHVKFVDAQEFLRNCLVDPSLPYIIKQMILKKLVSVLPKHKIALLHEDQIKFISPKVTKQIFEFPRVYFEAYLDVFCSLAFVDNDYERAFNRTVKKILNLIVETKASFHSRRNIGALFAYSFKRPEMFQDLDTVIKIFGADKKSLKIYLNKLGIDV